Proteins encoded together in one Plectropomus leopardus isolate mb chromosome 19, YSFRI_Pleo_2.0, whole genome shotgun sequence window:
- the lyrm1 gene encoding LYR motif containing protein 1, with product MTTSTRSTVLSLYMRVFRIARSWQAQSGVASDTEAERKYILQEACTLFRQNQQLTDQESIKKCIEECEARIEIGLHYRNPFPRATYLPPMGLATQKGRKLRAQQRLRKQAKPIYLQSHDET from the exons ATGACGACCTCCACTCGCAGTACGGTGTTGTCTCTGTACATGCGGGTGTTTCGCATCGCCCGAAGCTGGCAGGCACAGAGCGGAGTCGCAAGTGACACAGAGGCGGAGAGAAAATACATCCTTCAGGAGGCCTGCACTCTGTTCAGACAGAACCAGCAG CTCACAGATCAAGAATCGATAAAGAAGTGTATCGAAGAATGTGAAGCAAGAATAGAAATCG gTCTGCATTACAGGAACCCATTTCCCAGGGCT ACGTACCTACCACCAATGGGACTGGCAACTCAGAAAGGCAGGAAGCTGCGAGCACAGCAGCGCCTGAGGAAGCAGGCCAAGCCAATATACTTGCAGTCACATGACGAGACCTGA